From a single Pseudobutyrivibrio xylanivorans genomic region:
- a CDS encoding flagellar biosynthetic protein FliR has product MFSLHFTLENFEYFLLILTRISMFVVVAPFFNTSNTPARVKVGFSALVSLMLYFVVDFSALNYSTVIGYAFLVIKEAITGLIIGFSTYCCTFIILLAGNMIDMNIGLSMAQEYDPSLRVETTVTGTLYNNFIMILLVLSGMHRYIFRSFCDAFALIPLGGTIFRWDSLFTSTITFISDVFVIGFRIILPVFAVIMILNAILGIMVKVAPQIHMFSVGAQLKIIVGFMILFLTVFLLPDIAAFIFKEMKKMMVLYIQGLY; this is encoded by the coding sequence ATGTTTAGTTTACATTTTACTTTAGAAAACTTTGAATACTTCTTGTTGATACTTACCCGCATATCCATGTTTGTAGTAGTGGCACCGTTTTTTAACACCAGCAATACACCAGCCAGGGTCAAGGTGGGCTTTAGCGCCCTAGTGTCTCTTATGCTGTATTTTGTTGTTGATTTTAGTGCCTTAAATTATTCTACGGTTATTGGATATGCTTTTTTAGTTATAAAGGAAGCCATAACTGGACTAATAATTGGTTTTTCAACCTATTGCTGTACCTTTATCATTCTTCTTGCTGGAAATATGATTGATATGAATATCGGTCTATCCATGGCACAGGAATATGACCCAAGCCTTAGGGTTGAAACCACTGTTACAGGAACCCTTTATAACAACTTTATAATGATTCTTCTTGTATTATCGGGAATGCACAGATATATTTTCAGATCCTTCTGCGATGCATTCGCGCTTATACCATTAGGCGGAACCATTTTTAGGTGGGATTCACTTTTTACCTCCACCATCACATTTATTTCCGATGTATTTGTTATCGGGTTTAGAATCATTCTTCCAGTGTTTGCAGTTATTATGATTTTAAATGCAATACTTGGAATTATGGTAAAGGTTGCACCTCAGATTCATATGTTTTCCGTTGGTGCACAGCTGAAAATCATAGTTGGTTTTATGATTTTGTTTTTGACAGTATTCCTGCTGCCAGACATTGCAGCCTTCATCTTTAAGGAGATGAAGAAGATGATGGTGCTATATATTCAGGGATTGTATTAA
- a CDS encoding MinD/ParA family protein: protein MDQAENLRNVIKAKSIKNVENTKVITITSGKGGVGKSNMAVNLAVQFTKMGKKVIILDADFGLANVEVMFGTLPNFNLSDVIFKGMSIRDIITTGPMGIGFISGGSGVVGLNNLNREQITFLVHNLSLLNDLCDILIIDTGAGVSDQVLEFVLASPEVLLVSTPEPSSLTDSYSLMKAMCKNSKYIKDGTNVHLIANKVISESEGQAVYLKMQSVVKKFLGGDLDYLGYIPYDTNLEKAVRNQKVVSLEYPNSKATKSFETIASKLLQKDAGTHYRWGVSHIFSALLRDRA, encoded by the coding sequence ATGGATCAAGCGGAAAATTTACGTAACGTCATTAAGGCGAAAAGCATAAAAAACGTTGAAAATACCAAGGTTATTACCATTACCTCAGGTAAGGGCGGCGTTGGAAAGTCAAATATGGCTGTAAACTTGGCTGTCCAATTTACCAAAATGGGAAAAAAGGTAATTATTTTGGATGCAGACTTTGGTCTGGCCAATGTTGAGGTTATGTTTGGAACCTTGCCTAACTTTAATTTGTCCGATGTGATTTTCAAAGGAATGAGCATCAGAGACATTATAACCACTGGGCCCATGGGCATTGGCTTCATATCAGGTGGTTCCGGAGTGGTGGGTTTAAATAATCTAAATCGTGAACAAATTACGTTTTTAGTGCATAATCTATCACTTTTAAACGATTTATGTGATATTCTTATAATAGATACAGGTGCGGGTGTTTCGGATCAGGTTCTGGAATTTGTGTTAGCATCACCTGAGGTGCTGCTTGTTTCCACTCCTGAGCCAAGCTCGCTGACGGATTCCTATTCCCTGATGAAGGCAATGTGTAAGAACAGCAAATACATCAAGGATGGAACCAATGTACACCTGATTGCAAATAAGGTTATCAGTGAGTCGGAAGGGCAGGCTGTCTATCTTAAGATGCAATCAGTGGTAAAGAAGTTCTTAGGTGGCGATTTGGACTACTTAGGATACATTCCTTACGATACTAATCTAGAAAAGGCAGTGCGAAATCAGAAGGTGGTGTCCTTGGAATATCCAAACAGCAAGGCTACTAAGAGCTTTGAGACTATTGCTTCAAAGCTTTTGCAAAAGGATGCAGGCACCCACTATAGATGGGGTGTTTCACACATATTCAGTGCATTGCTTAGGGACAGGGCATAG
- a CDS encoding flagellar brake protein — MKIQDLRPGTPIEFTIAGSTSEREVNLNSEGERSVYISSVFGVTKKGEIIFHIPTKKGHTVTIPMNVPFNAVFNTRAGMFQLKGEITKRGKLENFPVYVFEPSTGLSKVQRRDYYRFQCLIPIRVLPIPEDVAFLPNMPLVEDDLERYGNTYGIAFQGNILDISGGGVRFTADMDIGTDKDHYVYVSFKLVSHTVNETINAVARRIKSVYKPDLKLFEHRIEFLFKETEDRETIIKYIFDEERRIRKKDQG; from the coding sequence ATGAAGATACAGGATCTTAGGCCAGGCACTCCAATAGAGTTTACAATTGCCGGCTCAACTTCTGAAAGGGAAGTAAATCTGAATAGCGAGGGAGAGCGAAGTGTATATATCTCAAGCGTCTTTGGTGTTACCAAAAAAGGCGAGATTATCTTCCATATTCCTACCAAAAAGGGACATACAGTTACGATACCGATGAATGTTCCTTTTAATGCTGTTTTCAATACAAGGGCTGGAATGTTCCAGCTTAAAGGTGAAATTACAAAAAGAGGCAAGCTGGAGAATTTCCCAGTATATGTATTTGAACCCTCAACAGGTCTTTCAAAAGTTCAAAGACGTGATTACTACAGGTTCCAATGCCTGATACCAATTAGAGTTTTACCAATTCCGGAGGATGTTGCGTTTCTTCCGAATATGCCTCTTGTAGAGGATGATTTGGAGCGATACGGGAATACCTATGGTATAGCTTTTCAGGGAAATATCCTTGATATTAGCGGTGGTGGAGTTAGATTTACTGCTGATATGGATATTGGTACTGATAAGGATCATTACGTATATGTTAGCTTCAAGCTGGTTTCACACACAGTGAACGAGACTATCAATGCTGTGGCCAGAAGAATTAAAAGTGTATACAAACCAGACCTGAAGCTTTTTGAACATAGAATTGAATTTTTATTCAAAGAGACAGAAGACAGAGAAACCATAATTAAGTACATTTTTGACGAGGAGCGACGCATCAGAAAGAAGGATCAAGGGTAA
- the flhB gene encoding flagellar biosynthesis protein FlhB: protein MNDLMEKQRVLLIPYDLQFFAKDGEGGEKTEQPTSKKLADARKEGKVAKSKEVVNGVALLGFFLSLRIFLGFAGTRFEEIFAWIYSIIPDIVKMNGSGLTIQTTEGIFQSLLLRMLIILLPFLIVGFFTGFVANLIQVGWKPTMKPLEPKLSKFNPVNGFKRIFSKDSIMNLVMALAKLFLIIYIAYTTIKDQANNLFILYDIGLKAALSMIFQIIVDTGIKISIVYIILGLADYMYQKWKFTDDMKMTKQEVKDEYKNTEGDPQIKGKQRQRMMESSQRRMMKNVPQADVVITNPTHIAVAILYDNTKDEAPRVVAKGEDYLAKKIKDAAKESGVPVVENKPLARALYATVDIDETIPPELYQAVAEILAVVYTERNQAV, encoded by the coding sequence ATGAATGATTTGATGGAAAAACAGCGAGTTTTGCTAATTCCATACGATCTGCAGTTCTTTGCCAAGGATGGTGAGGGCGGTGAAAAAACCGAACAGCCAACCAGCAAAAAGCTTGCTGATGCAAGAAAAGAGGGCAAGGTTGCAAAGAGCAAAGAAGTTGTAAATGGAGTGGCACTTCTTGGATTTTTCCTATCCCTAAGAATTTTTTTGGGCTTCGCAGGCACGCGATTCGAGGAAATATTTGCCTGGATTTATTCCATCATTCCTGACATTGTAAAGATGAATGGAAGTGGACTTACAATACAGACTACTGAAGGAATTTTTCAGTCTCTGCTTTTGAGAATGCTAATTATCCTGCTTCCATTTTTAATAGTAGGTTTTTTCACAGGCTTTGTTGCAAACCTGATTCAGGTAGGCTGGAAGCCAACAATGAAGCCGCTGGAGCCAAAGCTTAGCAAATTTAATCCAGTCAATGGTTTTAAGCGAATCTTTTCCAAGGATTCAATTATGAACCTGGTTATGGCATTGGCAAAGCTATTTTTGATTATTTATATTGCCTACACCACTATAAAGGATCAGGCAAATAATTTGTTTATCCTTTATGATATTGGTTTAAAAGCCGCACTTAGCATGATATTTCAGATAATAGTTGATACTGGTATAAAAATCAGTATCGTCTATATCATTCTTGGACTTGCTGATTACATGTATCAGAAGTGGAAATTCACTGATGATATGAAGATGACCAAGCAGGAGGTCAAGGATGAATATAAAAACACTGAAGGAGATCCTCAGATTAAAGGTAAACAACGTCAGCGTATGATGGAAAGCTCCCAGAGGCGTATGATGAAAAATGTGCCTCAGGCCGACGTTGTTATCACAAACCCTACCCACATTGCTGTGGCAATTTTATATGACAACACCAAAGATGAGGCACCGAGAGTTGTGGCAAAGGGTGAAGATTATTTGGCGAAGAAAATTAAGGATGCTGCTAAGGAAAGCGGCGTCCCGGTTGTAGAAAATAAACCACTTGCAAGAGCCTTGTATGCAACAGTTGATATTGATGAAACCATTCCGCCGGAGCTCTATCAGGCAGTGGCAGAAATCCTGGCTGTTGTTTACACAGAACGGAATCAGGCTGTTTAA
- the flhA gene encoding flagellar biosynthesis protein FlhA, whose translation MEFAASVKKADVGVAIYLLAAVAFFIIPIPNFVLDVMIAFNISVALIVLMNVLFVQEVLDMSFFPTLLLFTTIFRISLNVSSTKLILSSGDPGNVVRTFGTFVGGNDLIIGAIIFIILIIIQFMVINKGSERVAEVSARFTLDAMPGKQMAIDADLNTGAIDDAEAKRRRDKIQEESAFFGAMDGATKYVKGDATAGLIITVVNLAGGCAMGMLNQGLPFADAIQQFGVLTIGDGLVSQIPSLLISLSTGILVTKGSKSADFSGILIKQLFGIPKVMYIVGAAMAVLAFTPLNTVLFLGFAAAFIATGYSMSKTIGEEKIEEEVAAEETEAEEIRKPENVVSLLQVDPIELEFGYGIIPLADVNQGGDLLDRVVMIRRQIALELGTVVPIIRLRDNIQLNPNQYIIKIKGIQVTEGEILFDHYMAMNPGYVEEEITGIPTFEPSFHLPALWITESQRERAESLGYTVVDPPSIIATHLTEIIRSHIAELLTRQDVQNLIDNLKETNPVIVEELIPKLLGLGDVQKVLQNLLSEGVSIRDLLSIFEVLADHATTTHDTDVLTEYVRQGLKRAISSRYFTPNEVTQVITVDPKVEQDIMASIKQTEQGAYLTLDPERIKAIIASLEEEIKKLEELGRTPIVVTSPIVRMYFKSMTQDYIKDLIVVSYNEIDSNVELTSVGMVTG comes from the coding sequence ATGGAATTTGCAGCATCTGTTAAGAAGGCTGATGTTGGCGTTGCTATATATTTGCTTGCCGCTGTTGCTTTCTTCATTATTCCTATCCCTAATTTTGTGCTGGATGTAATGATTGCATTCAATATATCCGTAGCACTTATCGTTTTGATGAACGTTCTTTTTGTTCAGGAAGTTTTGGATATGTCCTTCTTCCCGACATTGCTTTTGTTCACCACCATTTTTAGAATTTCATTAAATGTTTCCTCTACTAAGCTCATTCTTTCATCTGGTGACCCTGGAAACGTAGTTAGAACCTTCGGAACCTTCGTAGGTGGAAATGACCTGATTATCGGTGCAATCATTTTCATTATTTTGATTATCATCCAGTTTATGGTTATCAATAAAGGTTCTGAGCGTGTAGCTGAAGTATCAGCACGTTTCACACTGGATGCTATGCCTGGTAAGCAGATGGCTATCGATGCTGATTTGAACACGGGCGCAATTGATGATGCAGAGGCAAAACGAAGAAGAGATAAGATTCAGGAAGAATCGGCATTCTTCGGCGCCATGGATGGTGCTACTAAGTACGTAAAAGGAGATGCTACTGCTGGTCTTATCATCACAGTTGTTAATCTTGCAGGCGGCTGTGCCATGGGAATGCTGAATCAGGGACTTCCATTTGCAGATGCCATTCAGCAGTTTGGTGTCTTAACAATTGGTGATGGACTTGTTTCCCAGATACCATCTCTTCTGATTTCATTATCAACAGGTATTCTCGTAACTAAGGGCTCAAAATCGGCAGACTTCTCAGGAATTCTTATTAAACAGCTTTTTGGAATTCCAAAGGTTATGTATATAGTTGGAGCTGCGATGGCGGTACTTGCCTTCACTCCACTTAACACTGTTCTTTTCCTTGGCTTTGCGGCAGCCTTTATAGCAACAGGCTATTCAATGTCGAAGACCATTGGAGAAGAGAAAATTGAGGAGGAGGTTGCAGCTGAGGAGACTGAGGCAGAAGAAATCAGAAAGCCTGAAAATGTTGTTTCACTCCTTCAGGTTGATCCAATCGAGCTTGAGTTTGGTTACGGTATCATTCCACTTGCCGATGTAAATCAGGGTGGTGACCTTCTTGACCGAGTTGTTATGATTCGTCGTCAGATTGCTTTGGAGCTTGGTACTGTTGTTCCAATCATTCGACTTCGAGATAATATTCAGCTGAATCCAAATCAATACATTATAAAGATAAAGGGTATTCAGGTTACAGAGGGAGAAATTCTTTTCGACCACTATATGGCTATGAATCCAGGTTATGTTGAGGAGGAAATCACAGGTATTCCAACCTTCGAGCCATCCTTCCATCTACCAGCACTTTGGATTACAGAATCACAACGTGAGAGAGCTGAGTCACTTGGCTACACAGTTGTTGATCCACCTTCAATTATCGCTACTCACCTTACAGAGATTATTAGAAGCCATATTGCAGAACTTCTCACCAGACAGGATGTTCAGAATCTTATCGACAACCTCAAGGAAACAAATCCTGTTATCGTGGAAGAGCTTATTCCAAAACTTCTTGGTCTTGGAGATGTTCAGAAGGTTCTTCAGAATCTTCTTTCAGAGGGTGTTTCTATCAGAGATTTGCTTTCAATTTTCGAGGTTTTGGCAGACCATGCCACAACAACTCACGACACAGACGTCCTGACAGAATATGTTCGCCAGGGCTTGAAGCGAGCTATATCTAGTCGCTACTTTACACCTAACGAGGTTACTCAGGTTATCACTGTTGACCCTAAGGTTGAACAGGATATCATGGCGTCTATTAAACAGACAGAGCAGGGCGCATACCTGACTCTTGATCCAGAAAGAATTAAAGCTATCATTGCTTCTCTTGAGGAGGAAATTAAGAAGCTTGAAGAGCTTGGCAGAACTCCTATAGTAGTTACATCGCCAATCGTTAGAATGTATTTCAAGAGTATGACTCAGGATTACATCAAGGATTTGATTGTAGTTTCCTATAACGAAATTGATTCAAACGTAGAACTTACATCAGTAGGAATGGTTACAGGGTGA
- the fliQ gene encoding flagellar biosynthesis protein FliQ, translated as MTEGQVLDIIRDAIYTLLITSLPLLLVSLSIGLIISIFQTVTSIQEQTLTFIPKIVGVFAALIFFGPWMLTVLTEYITNMWLNFSIYLG; from the coding sequence ATGACTGAGGGACAGGTATTAGATATCATTAGAGATGCTATATACACATTGCTTATTACATCTTTGCCACTTTTGCTAGTATCTCTTTCTATCGGTCTTATTATCAGTATATTTCAAACAGTCACATCTATTCAGGAGCAAACCCTTACATTCATTCCAAAGATTGTAGGTGTCTTTGCTGCTCTTATTTTTTTCGGTCCATGGATGCTTACAGTGTTAACAGAATATATCACAAATATGTGGCTTAATTTCAGTATTTACCTGGGCTAG
- the flhF gene encoding flagellar biosynthesis protein FlhF, whose product MTINKYTGKTEEEAMAKVREELGSAAVIMNVKVIKPKGLKSFFKGNTYEVTAAVEDDGFLKEALDFAVPVTEEKTSSFDAVADDALILKDAFSAVNQVLEKQEHEEEGGDKAMMETTTDFEPLSGTAPRAKLYEPTYSRPAFVRPPEPEKVNFTPEPKIVVQEKPVERQVERPVERATEKLSIEGDTHVFVKMLYNVLLDNEVQEKYINQVLDDMDKLLRTSHSLDNLLSSVYQKMVLKLGTPTRIQSGEKKPKVVFFIGPTGVGKTTTIAKIASKFKVEEGKKVGLITADTYRMAAANQLQTYANILGVPLNVIYSADELLETVKKQIREYQDLEVILVDTIGFSHRNDQQREDTKKLVTALNGFYDSEVYLVLSATTKHKDLIDIADSYMGFTDFNMIFTKLDETKCLGNIFNMKLYTGASLSYITTGQNVPDDIEIVNAQKLVKQLLGGN is encoded by the coding sequence ATGACAATTAACAAGTACACTGGAAAAACAGAAGAAGAGGCTATGGCAAAGGTTCGTGAGGAGCTTGGGAGCGCCGCAGTCATCATGAATGTAAAGGTCATTAAGCCAAAGGGCCTAAAGAGCTTCTTCAAGGGCAACACCTATGAAGTAACTGCTGCAGTAGAGGATGATGGTTTTTTAAAGGAGGCACTTGATTTTGCAGTGCCTGTAACAGAAGAGAAAACCAGCAGCTTTGATGCAGTTGCTGATGATGCATTGATTCTTAAGGATGCGTTTTCTGCTGTAAATCAGGTTTTGGAAAAGCAAGAGCACGAAGAAGAGGGGGGAGATAAAGCTATGATGGAAACAACCACCGATTTTGAACCACTTTCTGGCACTGCACCTAGAGCAAAGCTCTATGAACCTACCTATTCAAGACCAGCTTTTGTTAGACCACCTGAGCCTGAAAAGGTGAATTTTACACCAGAACCTAAGATTGTCGTTCAGGAAAAGCCTGTTGAAAGACAGGTAGAGAGGCCTGTAGAGAGGGCTACTGAAAAGTTATCTATCGAGGGGGATACCCATGTTTTTGTAAAGATGCTTTACAACGTGCTTTTAGATAATGAGGTACAGGAGAAATATATTAATCAGGTTTTGGATGACATGGACAAGCTTTTAAGAACCAGCCATTCTTTGGATAATCTGCTTTCTTCTGTTTATCAGAAGATGGTGTTAAAGCTTGGTACTCCAACCAGAATTCAGTCAGGAGAAAAGAAGCCAAAGGTTGTATTTTTCATTGGTCCTACAGGTGTTGGAAAGACAACCACCATCGCTAAAATCGCCTCAAAATTTAAGGTTGAAGAGGGTAAAAAGGTTGGACTAATCACTGCTGATACATACAGAATGGCTGCTGCAAATCAGCTTCAGACCTATGCAAATATCCTTGGCGTTCCACTTAATGTAATCTATTCAGCTGATGAGCTTTTGGAAACAGTTAAAAAGCAGATAAGAGAGTACCAGGATCTAGAGGTTATTTTGGTTGATACAATCGGCTTTTCTCACAGAAATGACCAGCAGAGAGAAGATACCAAAAAGCTTGTTACAGCACTTAATGGTTTCTATGATTCAGAGGTATACCTTGTGCTGTCGGCAACAACAAAGCATAAGGATTTAATTGATATTGCAGATTCCTATATGGGATTTACAGATTTTAATATGATATTTACTAAGCTTGATGAAACGAAATGTCTCGGTAACATTTTTAACATGAAGCTTTACACAGGGGCATCTCTTTCCTATATCACCACAGGTCAGAATGTTCCAGATGACATTGAGATTGTTAATGCCCAGAAGCTGGTAAAACAGTTATTGGGAGGAAACTAA